A region of Neovison vison isolate M4711 chromosome 7, ASM_NN_V1, whole genome shotgun sequence DNA encodes the following proteins:
- the KBTBD4 gene encoding kelch repeat and BTB domain-containing protein 4 isoform X1 — MKGGKADSWQREKLATMESPEEPGASMDENYFVNYTFKDRSHSGRVAQGIMKLCLEEELFADVTISVEGREFQLHRLVLSAQSCFFRSMFTSNLKEAHNRVIVLQDVSESVFQLLVDYIYHGTVKLRAEELQEIYEVSDMYQLTSLFEECSRFLARTVQVGNCLQVMWLADRHSDPELYTAAKHCAKAHLAQLQSTEEFLHLPHHLLTDIISDGVPCSQNPTEAIEAWINFNKEEREAFAESLRTSLKEIGENVHIYLIGKESSRTHSLAVSLHCAEDDSISVSGQNSLCHQITAACKHGGDLYVVGGSIPRRMWKCNNATVDWEWCAPLPRDRLQHTLVSVPGKDAIYSLGGKTLQDTLSNAVIYYRVGDNVWTETTQLEVAVSGAAGANLNGIIYLLGGEENDLDFFTKPSRLIQCFDTETDKCHVKPYVLPFAGRMHAAVHKDLVFIVAEGDSLVCYNPLLDSFTRLCLPEAWSSAPSLWKIASCNGSIYVFRDRYKKGDANTYKLDPATSAVTVTRGIKVLLTNLQFVLA; from the exons ATGAAAGGAGGGAAGGCAG acagctggcagagagagaagttggCTACCATGGAATCACCAGAGGAGCCTGGAGCATCCATGGATGAAAACTACTTTGTGAACTACACTTTTAAAGATAGGTCACACTCCGGCCGTGTGGCTCAGGGCATCATGAAACTGTGTCTGGAGGAAGAGCTCTTTGCTGATGTCACCATCTCAGTGGAAGGCCGGGAGTTTCAGCTCCACCGACTGGTCCTCTCAGCTCAGAGCTGCTTTTTCCGGTCCATGTTCACTTCGAACCTGAAGGAGGCTCACAACCGAGTGATTGTACTGCAGGATGTCAGCGAATCGGTTTTCCAGCTCCTGGTGGATTATATCTACCACGGGACTGTGAAACTTCGAGCTGAGGAACTACAGGAAATTTATGAGGTGTCAGACATGTATCAGCTGACATCTCTCTTTGAGGAATGCTCTCGGTTTTTGGCCCGCACAGTGCAGGTGGGGAACTGCCTTCAGGTGATGTGGCTGGCAGATAGGCACAGTGATCCTGAGCTCTACACTGCTGCCAAACACTGTGCCAAGGCCCACCTAGCCCAgctgcagagcacagaggaatTTCTCCACCTGCCCCACCACCTACTCACTGATATCATCTCGG ATGGAGTTCCATGTTCCCAGAACCCAACAGAGGCAATAGAAGCCTGGATCAATttcaataaagaagaaagagaggcctTTGCAGAGTCACTCAGAACTAGCTTGAAG GAGATCGGGGAGAATGTGCACATTTACCTGATCGGCAAAGAGTCATCTCGTACCCACTCGTTGGCTGTGTCCTTACACTGTGCAGAAGATGATTCCATCAGTGTAAGTGGCCAAAACAGCTTGTGCCACCAGATCACTGCAGCCTGTAAGCATGGTGGAGACTTATACGTGGTGGGAGGATCCATCCCACGGCGCATGTGGAAGTGCAACAATGCCACTGTGGACTGGGAGTGGTGTGCACCTCTGCCCCGGGACCGGCTCCAGCACACCCTGGTGTCTGTGCCTGGGAAAGATGCTATCTATTCACTGGGTGGCAAGACACTGCAGGATACCCTCTCCAATGCAGTTATCTATTACCGGGTAGGTGATAACGTCTGGACAGAGACGACCCAGCTAGAGGTGGCTGTGTCAGGGGCTGCTGGTGCCAACCTTAACGGGATCATCTACTTACTGGGCGGGGAGGAGAATGACCTGGACTTCTTTACCAAACCTTCCCGACTCATCCAGTgctttgacacagagacagacaaatgCCATGTGAAGCCCTATGTTCTGCCCTTCGCAGGTCGCATGCACGCAGCTGTGCATAAGGATCTAGTGTTCATCGTGGCTGAAGGGGACTCCCTGGTTTGCTACAATCCCCTGCTAGACAGCTTTACCCGGCTTTGCCTTCCTGAGGCCTGGAgctctgccccatccctctgGAAGATCGCCAGCTGTAACGGAAGCATCTATGTTTTTCGGGACCGATATAAAAAGGGGGATGCTAACACCTACAAGCTTGACCCTGCCACATCAGCTGTAACTGTCACCAGAGGCATTAAGGTGCTACTAACTAATTTGCAGTTTGTCTTGGCCtaa
- the KBTBD4 gene encoding kelch repeat and BTB domain-containing protein 4 isoform X2, translating to MESPEEPGASMDENYFVNYTFKDRSHSGRVAQGIMKLCLEEELFADVTISVEGREFQLHRLVLSAQSCFFRSMFTSNLKEAHNRVIVLQDVSESVFQLLVDYIYHGTVKLRAEELQEIYEVSDMYQLTSLFEECSRFLARTVQVGNCLQVMWLADRHSDPELYTAAKHCAKAHLAQLQSTEEFLHLPHHLLTDIISDGVPCSQNPTEAIEAWINFNKEEREAFAESLRTSLKEIGENVHIYLIGKESSRTHSLAVSLHCAEDDSISVSGQNSLCHQITAACKHGGDLYVVGGSIPRRMWKCNNATVDWEWCAPLPRDRLQHTLVSVPGKDAIYSLGGKTLQDTLSNAVIYYRVGDNVWTETTQLEVAVSGAAGANLNGIIYLLGGEENDLDFFTKPSRLIQCFDTETDKCHVKPYVLPFAGRMHAAVHKDLVFIVAEGDSLVCYNPLLDSFTRLCLPEAWSSAPSLWKIASCNGSIYVFRDRYKKGDANTYKLDPATSAVTVTRGIKVLLTNLQFVLA from the exons ATGGAATCACCAGAGGAGCCTGGAGCATCCATGGATGAAAACTACTTTGTGAACTACACTTTTAAAGATAGGTCACACTCCGGCCGTGTGGCTCAGGGCATCATGAAACTGTGTCTGGAGGAAGAGCTCTTTGCTGATGTCACCATCTCAGTGGAAGGCCGGGAGTTTCAGCTCCACCGACTGGTCCTCTCAGCTCAGAGCTGCTTTTTCCGGTCCATGTTCACTTCGAACCTGAAGGAGGCTCACAACCGAGTGATTGTACTGCAGGATGTCAGCGAATCGGTTTTCCAGCTCCTGGTGGATTATATCTACCACGGGACTGTGAAACTTCGAGCTGAGGAACTACAGGAAATTTATGAGGTGTCAGACATGTATCAGCTGACATCTCTCTTTGAGGAATGCTCTCGGTTTTTGGCCCGCACAGTGCAGGTGGGGAACTGCCTTCAGGTGATGTGGCTGGCAGATAGGCACAGTGATCCTGAGCTCTACACTGCTGCCAAACACTGTGCCAAGGCCCACCTAGCCCAgctgcagagcacagaggaatTTCTCCACCTGCCCCACCACCTACTCACTGATATCATCTCGG ATGGAGTTCCATGTTCCCAGAACCCAACAGAGGCAATAGAAGCCTGGATCAATttcaataaagaagaaagagaggcctTTGCAGAGTCACTCAGAACTAGCTTGAAG GAGATCGGGGAGAATGTGCACATTTACCTGATCGGCAAAGAGTCATCTCGTACCCACTCGTTGGCTGTGTCCTTACACTGTGCAGAAGATGATTCCATCAGTGTAAGTGGCCAAAACAGCTTGTGCCACCAGATCACTGCAGCCTGTAAGCATGGTGGAGACTTATACGTGGTGGGAGGATCCATCCCACGGCGCATGTGGAAGTGCAACAATGCCACTGTGGACTGGGAGTGGTGTGCACCTCTGCCCCGGGACCGGCTCCAGCACACCCTGGTGTCTGTGCCTGGGAAAGATGCTATCTATTCACTGGGTGGCAAGACACTGCAGGATACCCTCTCCAATGCAGTTATCTATTACCGGGTAGGTGATAACGTCTGGACAGAGACGACCCAGCTAGAGGTGGCTGTGTCAGGGGCTGCTGGTGCCAACCTTAACGGGATCATCTACTTACTGGGCGGGGAGGAGAATGACCTGGACTTCTTTACCAAACCTTCCCGACTCATCCAGTgctttgacacagagacagacaaatgCCATGTGAAGCCCTATGTTCTGCCCTTCGCAGGTCGCATGCACGCAGCTGTGCATAAGGATCTAGTGTTCATCGTGGCTGAAGGGGACTCCCTGGTTTGCTACAATCCCCTGCTAGACAGCTTTACCCGGCTTTGCCTTCCTGAGGCCTGGAgctctgccccatccctctgGAAGATCGCCAGCTGTAACGGAAGCATCTATGTTTTTCGGGACCGATATAAAAAGGGGGATGCTAACACCTACAAGCTTGACCCTGCCACATCAGCTGTAACTGTCACCAGAGGCATTAAGGTGCTACTAACTAATTTGCAGTTTGTCTTGGCCtaa
- the PTPMT1 gene encoding phosphatidylglycerophosphatase and protein-tyrosine phosphatase 1: protein MEAGGGGLGSPAERKEAGPRVSAPERPTPTASTSREAVDDSPPPSPSPSGLLSWPPTSSLGVGRLRLRQAGWDGMAAGALLEAGLARVLFYPTLLYTVFRGKVPGRAHREWYHRIDPTVLLGALPLRSMTRRLVQDENVRGVITMNEEYETRFLCNSSKEWRNVGVEQLRLSTVDMTGVPTLANLQKGVQFALKYQARGQSVYVHCKAGRSRSATMVAAYLIQVYNWSPEEAVRAITKIRSHIHIRSGQLEVLKEFHKEITAGAAKDKTGHTSQT from the exons atggaggcaggcggggggggccTCGGCTCTCCCGCCGAGCGCAAGGAGGCCGGGCCCCGAGTCTCGGCGCCCGAGAGACCCACGCCGACCGCGTCGACTTCGCGGGAGGCGGTAGACGACTCGCCGCCCCCGTCCCCGTCGCCCTCAGGGCTCCTCTCGTGGCCGCCGACCTCGAGCCTAGGCGTGGGCAGGTTGCGGCTGCGCCAGGCCGGCTGGGACGGGATGGCGGCCGGCGCGCTGCTGGAGGCCGGCCTGGCCCGGGTGCTCTTCTACCCGACGCTGTTGTACACCGTGTTCCGTGGGAAAGTGCCGGGCCGGGCGCACCGCGAGTGGTACCACCGCATTGACCCCACGGTGCTGCTGGGGGCGCTGCCCCTGCGGAGCATGACGCGCCGG CTGGTACAGGACGAGAACGTGCGCGGGGTCATCACCATGAACGAGGAGTATGAGACGCGGTTCCTGTGTAACTCCTCAAAG GAATGGAGGAACGTAGGAGTCGAGCAGCTGCGGCTTAGCACAGTAGACATGACTGGAGTTCCAACCTTGGCTAACCTCCAGAAAGGAGTCCAGTTTGCTCTCAAGTACCAGGCGCGGGGCCAGTCTGTCTACGTGCATTGTAAGGCTGGGCGCTCCAGGAGTGCCACTATGGTGGCAGCATATCTGATTCAG gtgtacaactggAGTCCAGAGGAGGCTGTAAGAGCCATCACCAAGATCCGGTCACACATCCACATCAGATCTGGCCAGTTGGAAGTTCTCAAAGAGTTCCACAAGGAGATTACTGCAGGGGCAGCAAAGGATAAGACTGGTCATACATCACAGACGTGA